The DNA window TCCTCGTCGTGCTGCAGGTAGTGGAAGACGCGCGCCTCGCTCTGCCGCGCGAGATCCTCCATGATCTGCCGGTTAAAGCGCTCGGCCGGGCTGAGTCCGTAGACCTTGAGCATGTGGTTCATGGCGATCGTCTCGGCGATCACCGTCACGTTCTTGCCCGGCACGATGGGCAGGATCACCTGTGGCAGCGAGACGCCGAGCAGCGGGCTCGTTTCGTACTCCAGCCCGACGCGGTCGTAGTGCTTGCCCTGCTCCCAGAGCTCCAGGCGCACCTGGACCTCGATGCGCTTCTGCACGCGGATCGCGCGGATGCCGAACATCTCGCGCACATCGACGACACCGACGCCGCGCACCTCCATGAAGTGCTTGAGGAAGGCGTTGCCGCGGCCGATCACGGTCTGCCCGCGCCGGAGGAGCTGCACGACGTCGTCGGCGACCAGACGGTGGCCGCGCTCGACGAGGTCGAGGACGATCTCGCTCTTGCCGATGCCGCTCGGCCCCGTGAAGAGCAGGCCGACGCCGTAGACGTCGGCGAGCGAGCCGTGGATGTTGCCCCGCGGCGAGAAGTGGTTCTCCAGGTAGGCGCTGAGGGCGCGGATGAAGGGCGTCGTCGGCTGGGTCGTACCGAGCAGCGGCACGCCGAGCTCGTCGCAGAGCGCGACCAGCTCGGGCAGGGGCTGCTGGCCGCGGGTCATGATCAGGCAGGGCACGGGGGCGACGAAGAGGTTGGCGAGGGCGGGGCGCACCTGCGCCGCCGGCAGTCGCTCCAGGTAGCTGAACTCGGCGCCGCCGAGGATCTGCACGCGCTTGGCTTGATAGCGCTCCGTGAAGCCGGTGAGCACGAAGCCCGGTCGGTTCAGCTCGGCGACCGTGATGTCCGTGGCGGAGACCGCCGAGCGGCTGTAGAGCGTGAGGGCCAGCAGCTCGGCGGTTTCCTGGAACAGCTTCTCGACCGGCAGGCTCAGATTGGCGGTCTCCACGGGGCCTCCGTCAGTCCTCGGAGCGGATCACGCCGTAGCCGCCTTCCCGGCGCCGATAGGCGACGCTGAGCAGGCCGCGCTCGGCATCGGCGAACACCCAGAAGTTGTCGCCGTGGACTTCCATGCGGCTGATCGCCTGGTCCGCCGTCAGACGGTCCAGGTGGATGAACTTCTCCTTCACCACCGGGTAGGCGGACTCCTCGCTGGCCTCGGCGCCGTGGATCGTGATCGTGCCCACATCCTGCAGCGCCTCGCTGGTCGGCTTGGCGCCGCGCCGGCGGCTGATGTGGCGCGTCTTGTACTTGCGCACCTGGCGCTCGAGCTTGTCCGAGAGACCGTCGATGGCGGCGTAGAGGTCGTCGTGGTCCTCTTTGCCCGTGAAATCGGCGTGCTTGGCGTGCAGGGTCGCCTCGGCGATGGCGCGGTGCTTCTCCAGACGGAGCAGGATGTTCGCCTCCAGGATGCCCTCGAGGTATTTCTCCAGACGGCCGATCTTCTCCTCGGCGTAGTCGCGGATCTCGGGGGTGAGCTCCATCTTCTTGGCGGTGACGGCGATCTGCATCGTTCACTCCTCTCTAGTGGATGCGAAACGACCCGACGGGGCAGTCGGGTCGGGAGCGTAGGCAGATGGACGGGAATGGGCGGCGGCTGACGCGGTGAGGCTGCACGTCCACCTCCGGAGCGGGTCCGCGGCCGGCGCCGCGCAGAGCGAACATAGCAGCGTTCCGGCCATCCGGCAAGCGCCTAGAACTGCTTGCGCAGGCGCGCCGGCAGGACCCCGAGCTGCTCGCGGTACTTGGCGACGGTGCGGCGGGCGATCATCAGCCCCTCCTCGCGCAGGACGTCGGCGATCTTCTGGTCGCTGAGCGGCCGGCGGACGTCTTCCTTGGCGACGATCTCCTGGATGCGGCTCTTGGCGGCCTTGGCGCTGATCTCGTCGCCGTCCTCGGTGCTGAGCGCGGACGAGAAGAAGTACTTCAGCCGGAAGATGCCGCGGGGCGTCTGGACCGTCTTGTTGTTGGTGACGCGGCTGACCGTGGACTCGTGCATGCCGATCTTGCTCGCCACTTGCTGCAGGGTGAGCGGCCGCAGAGCTTGCGGACCCCGGTCGAAGAACTCGCGCTGCTCCTCGATGATCGCCGCCATCACCTTGACCATCGTCGCCCGGCGCTGCTCGACCGTGCGGATCAGCCACTGCGCCTGATTGAGCTTGCCCTGCACGTACTCCTTGGTCTCCTTGCTCGCCGAGCCGAGGTATTCCTTGTAGTTCTCGGCGATGCGCAGCCGCGGCAGATGGCGATCGTTGAGGTAGATCACGTACTCGCCGTCCACCTCCTCGACGACCAGATCGGGAATGATGTACTGCGGCTCCTCGCTGGAGAGCTCCAGGCCCGGTTTCGGATCGAGCTC is part of the bacterium genome and encodes:
- the hprK gene encoding HPr(Ser) kinase/phosphatase; translated protein: METANLSLPVEKLFQETAELLALTLYSRSAVSATDITVAELNRPGFVLTGFTERYQAKRVQILGGAEFSYLERLPAAQVRPALANLFVAPVPCLIMTRGQQPLPELVALCDELGVPLLGTTQPTTPFIRALSAYLENHFSPRGNIHGSLADVYGVGLLFTGPSGIGKSEIVLDLVERGHRLVADDVVQLLRRGQTVIGRGNAFLKHFMEVRGVGVVDVREMFGIRAIRVQKRIEVQVRLELWEQGKHYDRVGLEYETSPLLGVSLPQVILPIVPGKNVTVIAETIAMNHMLKVYGLSPAERFNRQIMEDLARQSEARVFHYLQHDEE
- the raiA gene encoding ribosome-associated translation inhibitor RaiA, producing MQIAVTAKKMELTPEIRDYAEEKIGRLEKYLEGILEANILLRLEKHRAIAEATLHAKHADFTGKEDHDDLYAAIDGLSDKLERQVRKYKTRHISRRRGAKPTSEALQDVGTITIHGAEASEESAYPVVKEKFIHLDRLTADQAISRMEVHGDNFWVFADAERGLLSVAYRRREGGYGVIRSED